A genomic window from Halogeometricum borinquense DSM 11551 includes:
- a CDS encoding ABC transporter permease, translated as MGKASFVIRRSLQLVATFWAVGTVLFFLFRLMPGNPTSFVISPQMTPEARRQIIESYGLDEPMHVQYVKFLQNAITLDFGQSFHSNAPVEDVILTYLPNTLVLMLTAFVIAYAFGITLGVLSGWYRGSRFERSTVITALLARSVPSFWVGLMVLWVFGSMFNLIPMAGMTSPGVEHENFLTMVLSVDFLKHLVAPALVLAYYFMGYPLLIMRSSMLEVLSEDFIDVCRAKGLKERTIMFKHAARNALLPIVTAAAIALGYAVGGSVLIETVFAWPGIGREMVRAVLRRDFPVAQGTFMVLAATIILLNFVADLAYGYLDPRVTYD; from the coding sequence ATGGGAAAAGCGAGTTTCGTAATCAGACGTTCGCTGCAACTTGTTGCGACGTTCTGGGCTGTCGGGACAGTCCTGTTCTTCTTGTTCAGGCTGATGCCCGGCAATCCAACGTCGTTCGTCATCTCACCGCAGATGACGCCGGAGGCGCGGCGACAGATCATCGAGAGCTACGGTCTCGACGAACCGATGCACGTCCAGTACGTCAAATTCCTGCAGAATGCGATCACGCTCGACTTCGGCCAGTCGTTCCACTCGAACGCCCCGGTCGAGGATGTCATCTTGACGTATCTACCGAACACGCTCGTATTGATGCTGACGGCATTCGTTATCGCGTACGCCTTCGGCATCACACTTGGCGTGTTATCCGGATGGTACCGCGGATCGCGGTTCGAGCGGAGCACGGTCATCACGGCACTACTCGCGCGCAGTGTCCCGAGCTTCTGGGTCGGCCTGATGGTTCTTTGGGTGTTCGGTTCGATGTTCAATCTCATCCCGATGGCCGGGATGACAAGCCCGGGCGTCGAACACGAGAACTTCTTGACGATGGTCCTCTCGGTGGATTTCCTGAAACATCTCGTCGCACCAGCGTTGGTGTTGGCGTACTACTTCATGGGCTATCCGTTGCTCATCATGCGGTCGAGCATGCTCGAAGTGCTCTCGGAGGACTTCATCGATGTCTGTCGCGCCAAGGGCCTGAAAGAGCGAACGATCATGTTCAAACACGCCGCGCGGAACGCCCTCCTGCCGATTGTCACGGCGGCGGCTATCGCCCTCGGCTACGCCGTCGGCGGGAGCGTCCTCATCGAGACGGTGTTCGCGTGGCCCGGTATCGGTCGGGAGATGGTGCGAGCGGTCCTGCGCCGGGATTTCCCCGTCGCACAGGGGACGTTCATGGTCCTCGCCGCGACCATCATCCTCCTGAATTTCGTCGCGGACTTGGCGTACGGCTACCTCGACCCCCGGGTGACCTACGACTGA
- a CDS encoding precorrin-8X methylmutase, producing MTEKEDYADLGATTQEAMEIAETSMDIVRTFVPDETLNDRLRQKAVHSTGDIEFQHLIRCQNNPAVAGARAVLDEQPIVTDITMAKAGITGRGHDCPVKKAIGNGAELAAETGMTRTAASVLELDKQGVYDGAIAVVGNAPTGALALADCIEDGTRPAAIVATPVGFVKAEESRKRVRDIADEYDIPAVTNVGKRGGSGLAAALTNELIHVASDVRDGDVDLSDHE from the coding sequence ATGACTGAAAAAGAAGACTACGCAGACCTCGGTGCAACGACGCAAGAAGCGATGGAAATCGCGGAGACGAGCATGGACATCGTCCGGACGTTCGTCCCCGACGAGACGCTGAACGACCGACTGCGACAGAAGGCAGTTCACTCGACCGGCGACATCGAGTTCCAGCATCTCATCCGGTGTCAGAACAACCCGGCCGTCGCCGGCGCACGTGCCGTCCTCGACGAACAGCCTATCGTGACGGATATCACGATGGCGAAAGCCGGAATCACCGGTCGCGGGCACGACTGCCCGGTCAAAAAGGCAATCGGCAACGGTGCCGAACTCGCCGCCGAGACCGGAATGACCCGAACCGCGGCGTCGGTACTCGAACTGGACAAACAGGGAGTCTACGACGGCGCTATCGCGGTTGTCGGCAACGCCCCGACCGGCGCGCTAGCGCTTGCCGACTGCATCGAGGACGGAACCCGACCGGCGGCAATCGTCGCCACGCCGGTCGGCTTCGTCAAAGCCGAGGAGAGTCGCAAGCGTGTCCGCGACATTGCCGACGAGTACGACATCCCCGCCGTAACGAACGTCGGAAAACGCGGCGGAAGCGGGCTTGCGGCGGCGCTCACGAACGAGTTGATTCACGTCGCAAGCGACGTGCGCGACGGCGACGTGGACCTCTCGGATCATGAGTGA
- a CDS encoding metallopeptidase TldD-related protein — MDGERDEPIAAMEWLLDRFEGDDDVAYAEVGALSQTKTDLVLTENGPRDELSFDETGVWCRVFADGAADYRYTTSLDEETLADVADRAVRGGEFLAQDDSARYDRLTTHQAVHDGWASGRIDDVALETKRSTLESGLAAVADAVERCWINYDDAHIDSTAATTTGSTVRTTLDRANVTVTLSVRDGPTVRRHAGSTRGAVFLEELADVFADAAADVRTLANAETAAAPTGETTVALTPRAAGQLFAFAARYLEADTHYMGLSPYDVGDEFGPDSLSVADTVHAGSWAARAYDAELRPTTPVQLIEGGTVTRLLHNTASAAEDDAFPAGHAVHSLGFDQPPRIHARHLDVAPGDANRATLRAGADVLVERFDDPWLRDEFERVQRSGVMPASALYAKDIDRKTEDRTACGQATFPIAEGYRLRDGERDGRVAGVSLAYGPETLRSITAIGAVRGTLTGVDEKHKSRVPYAVTAPGVRLRATLQKE; from the coding sequence ATGGATGGTGAGCGCGACGAGCCAATAGCGGCCATGGAGTGGTTACTCGACCGCTTCGAGGGCGACGACGACGTTGCCTACGCCGAAGTGGGGGCACTTTCGCAGACGAAGACGGATCTGGTGCTGACTGAGAACGGTCCGCGCGACGAACTCTCGTTCGACGAAACGGGGGTCTGGTGTCGCGTCTTCGCCGACGGGGCCGCCGATTATCGGTACACGACGAGCCTAGACGAGGAGACGCTGGCGGACGTCGCGGACAGAGCGGTTCGCGGTGGAGAGTTCCTTGCGCAGGACGACTCCGCTCGATACGACCGGCTGACCACGCACCAAGCCGTTCACGACGGATGGGCTAGCGGTCGAATCGACGACGTGGCGCTAGAGACGAAACGCTCGACATTGGAGTCCGGTCTCGCCGCGGTAGCCGACGCCGTCGAACGCTGTTGGATCAACTACGACGACGCGCATATCGACTCGACAGCGGCGACGACGACCGGAAGCACTGTCCGGACGACACTTGATCGCGCGAACGTGACGGTAACGCTCTCGGTTCGGGACGGGCCGACGGTCCGTCGCCACGCTGGTTCGACCCGCGGCGCGGTGTTCCTTGAGGAACTCGCGGACGTGTTTGCGGACGCCGCCGCGGACGTGCGGACGTTGGCGAACGCTGAGACGGCAGCCGCTCCGACCGGCGAGACGACGGTTGCGCTGACGCCGCGGGCGGCCGGGCAGTTGTTCGCGTTCGCCGCGCGCTATCTCGAAGCCGACACCCACTATATGGGGTTGAGTCCGTACGACGTGGGTGATGAGTTCGGCCCCGACTCGCTCTCCGTCGCGGATACGGTCCACGCGGGGTCGTGGGCCGCCCGCGCCTACGATGCTGAACTCCGGCCGACGACGCCGGTACAGTTGATCGAAGGCGGGACCGTAACGCGACTCCTCCACAACACCGCGAGCGCGGCCGAAGACGATGCGTTTCCGGCCGGGCACGCGGTTCACAGTCTCGGGTTCGACCAACCGCCGCGCATCCACGCCCGGCATCTCGACGTTGCACCCGGTGACGCAAACCGCGCTACCCTCCGCGCCGGTGCCGACGTTCTGGTCGAACGGTTCGACGACCCGTGGCTTCGAGACGAGTTCGAGCGCGTCCAGCGGTCCGGCGTCATGCCCGCAAGCGCCCTCTACGCGAAGGATATCGACCGTAAAACGGAGGACAGAACTGCCTGCGGACAGGCGACGTTCCCTATCGCGGAAGGCTACCGACTACGGGACGGTGAACGCGACGGCCGCGTCGCAGGCGTGTCGCTGGCGTACGGTCCCGAAACGCTCCGCTCGATTACGGCCATCGGCGCGGTGCGCGGAACGCTCACCGGCGTAGACGAGAAACACAAATCGCGCGTTCCATACGCAGTGACTGCGCCGGGAGTCCGACTGCGGGCGACACTTCAAAAAGAATGA
- a CDS encoding ABC transporter permease produces MAQEESTRSSVFADIEEVSSNEEINKWARTARLWQETLKRQWTLLTDELSVKLSMLMVAFFVLVAILAPYIAPNPPLERQYQTADEILIAKWAEPSILGGNSEYILGTTAQGFDIFSQLIFGTRAALLVGLIAAVFTAGIGTMVGLVAGYYGGAVDDALMRLVDFLYGMPLLPTVIILVALLGPNLWNIILAVIILQWRATARVIRSQALSLRERPFVKAAQVAGASDWHIISRHLAPNVLPMSFLYGSFAIAWAILTEAGVSFIGLGDPNTVSWGTMLQAARAYSALSFGAWWWFVPPGVCIGLLVISGFLIGRGYEEITNPKLQ; encoded by the coding sequence ATGGCACAAGAAGAATCTACACGCTCGTCGGTGTTCGCCGACATCGAGGAGGTCAGTTCCAACGAGGAGATCAACAAGTGGGCACGCACCGCCCGGCTCTGGCAGGAGACGCTCAAGCGGCAGTGGACGCTTTTGACCGACGAGTTGTCGGTCAAACTGTCGATGCTGATGGTGGCGTTTTTCGTCCTCGTGGCGATACTCGCCCCGTATATCGCACCGAATCCGCCGTTAGAGCGGCAGTACCAGACGGCCGATGAGATACTCATCGCAAAATGGGCCGAACCGTCGATTCTCGGCGGTAACAGCGAGTACATCCTCGGCACGACCGCACAGGGGTTCGACATCTTCAGCCAACTCATCTTCGGCACGCGGGCCGCGCTGTTGGTCGGCCTCATCGCCGCAGTGTTCACTGCCGGAATCGGCACGATGGTCGGACTCGTCGCAGGCTATTACGGCGGGGCCGTGGACGACGCCCTGATGCGTCTCGTGGACTTCCTGTACGGGATGCCGTTGTTGCCGACGGTCATCATCTTGGTCGCCCTGTTGGGACCGAACCTCTGGAACATCATCCTCGCCGTCATCATCCTGCAGTGGCGCGCGACGGCCCGCGTCATCCGGTCGCAAGCACTCTCGTTACGCGAACGGCCGTTCGTCAAGGCGGCGCAGGTGGCCGGGGCCAGCGACTGGCACATCATCAGTCGGCACTTGGCGCCGAACGTGCTGCCGATGTCGTTCCTTTACGGTTCGTTCGCCATCGCGTGGGCGATTCTCACCGAAGCGGGCGTCTCGTTCATCGGCCTCGGAGATCCGAACACCGTGTCGTGGGGGACGATGTTGCAGGCCGCGCGGGCGTACTCTGCGCTCTCGTTCGGCGCGTGGTGGTGGTTCGTTCCGCCGGGCGTCTGCATCGGCCTCCTCGTCATTAGCGGCTTCCTCATCGGTCGCGGTTACGAAGAAATCACCAATCCCAAGCTACAATGA
- a CDS encoding ABC transporter substrate-binding protein — protein sequence MAKNDTECGKSTRREWITYGGAVLAGGLLAGCTGESEGNTSPTADTETETAEESGSYTVSMEPVGELTFESVPDRWVAYDGGYADMGVALGKTDGMTGIGGSDRYYTDVYDELPGVSVERETLEANDLGDADMSKEVFYELDNDVHLMDPQMLVNWFGWSETDVDEIATNVGPFFGNLIFRREDKWHDYRYYTLYEAFEKVAQLFQEEERFNAFQSLHDEFIAEIQRQLPPADERPNVLLVYEGSDEPETFSPYRLNDRGTSKKQWRDLGVSDALSGTGIHGISTTDRGRIDYETMLEIDPDVIMLRAHERKSATEFRETVLEFMRDHPVGSELTAVQNGRVYRGGYLYQGPIHNLFLTERGAKQLYPDVFGDVTSDEKLFDRQRVADIVTGEF from the coding sequence ATGGCGAAAAACGACACGGAATGCGGAAAATCGACACGGAGAGAGTGGATAACGTACGGTGGTGCAGTCCTCGCAGGGGGATTACTAGCGGGGTGTACGGGCGAATCGGAGGGTAACACGTCGCCCACAGCAGACACGGAAACGGAGACGGCCGAGGAAAGCGGTTCGTACACGGTTTCGATGGAACCGGTCGGAGAACTCACGTTCGAGTCGGTCCCTGATCGGTGGGTCGCATACGACGGCGGCTACGCCGACATGGGCGTCGCACTCGGTAAGACGGACGGAATGACGGGGATCGGCGGATCGGACCGATACTACACCGACGTGTACGACGAGTTACCCGGGGTGAGCGTCGAGCGAGAGACGCTCGAAGCGAACGATTTGGGTGACGCGGACATGTCGAAGGAGGTGTTCTACGAACTCGACAACGACGTTCACCTGATGGACCCGCAGATGCTCGTCAACTGGTTCGGCTGGAGCGAAACGGACGTTGACGAGATAGCGACGAACGTGGGTCCGTTCTTCGGCAATCTCATCTTCCGTCGAGAGGACAAGTGGCACGACTACCGATATTACACGCTCTATGAGGCGTTCGAGAAGGTCGCCCAACTCTTTCAGGAAGAAGAGCGGTTCAACGCGTTCCAGTCGCTTCACGACGAGTTCATCGCAGAGATTCAGCGACAGCTTCCGCCGGCAGACGAGCGGCCAAACGTACTGTTAGTCTACGAGGGAAGCGACGAGCCGGAGACGTTCTCGCCGTACCGTCTCAACGACAGAGGGACGAGCAAAAAGCAGTGGCGTGACCTCGGCGTCAGCGATGCACTGTCCGGAACGGGAATCCACGGAATCAGTACGACCGACCGCGGGCGCATCGATTACGAGACGATGCTCGAAATCGACCCCGACGTGATCATGCTGCGCGCCCACGAGCGAAAGTCCGCGACCGAGTTCCGCGAGACGGTTCTCGAATTCATGCGAGACCATCCCGTCGGGAGCGAACTGACAGCCGTGCAGAACGGCCGCGTCTACCGCGGCGGGTATCTCTATCAAGGGCCGATTCACAACCTGTTCCTGACCGAGCGAGGCGCGAAACAGTTGTACCCCGATGTCTTCGGAGACGTAACCAGCGACGAGAAGTTGTTCGACCGCCAGCGAGTCGCGGACATCGTAACGGGCGAGTTCTGA
- a CDS encoding cobyrinic acid a,c-diamide synthase, with product MDGFVLAGTKSGVGKTVATLAIVQALQDDGYTVQPAKAGPDFIDPSHHERVAGRPSRTLDLWLEGDDGVRRNYHRGDGDICVVEGVMGLYDGDCSSTAMVADALDVPVVLVVDAKAGMESVAATAHGFREYASHAGRDIDVAGIIAQRAHGGRHEDGIKEALPDGMAYFGRIPPRSNLEIPDRHLGLHMGEESPLEPDALSEAAETIRTDRLVDAAREPPRPAQREADKRTETGSRVAVASDAAFCFAYPATIERLRERAEVVTFSPIAGDNLPDCDGVYLPGGYPELHGSELEGSPTLDDIAARAADGLPVIGECGGLMALTESLTTDEGTYEMAGVLPADVQMCDRYQALDHVELRAKTDTLTASQGDRLRGHEFHYSSADVASDARFAFDVVRGSGIQDSSDGLTEYRTLGTYCHLHAESGAFDAFTANL from the coding sequence ATGGACGGATTCGTTCTTGCGGGGACGAAGTCCGGCGTCGGAAAGACCGTCGCAACGCTGGCTATCGTACAAGCGCTTCAGGACGACGGCTACACCGTCCAGCCTGCGAAAGCCGGCCCCGACTTCATCGATCCGAGTCATCACGAACGCGTTGCGGGACGCCCTTCGCGGACGCTTGACCTGTGGCTCGAAGGCGATGACGGCGTTCGGCGCAACTACCACCGCGGCGACGGCGACATCTGCGTCGTCGAAGGCGTGATGGGGCTGTACGACGGCGACTGCTCCAGTACCGCCATGGTCGCTGACGCGCTCGACGTGCCAGTCGTGCTGGTCGTCGATGCGAAAGCCGGCATGGAGAGCGTCGCCGCGACGGCCCACGGCTTCCGCGAGTACGCGTCGCACGCCGGACGCGACATCGACGTGGCCGGGATCATCGCACAGCGGGCGCACGGCGGCCGGCACGAGGACGGCATCAAAGAGGCGCTTCCGGACGGGATGGCGTACTTCGGGCGTATCCCACCGCGGTCGAATCTCGAAATTCCGGACCGACATCTCGGCCTCCACATGGGCGAGGAGTCGCCGCTCGAACCGGACGCGCTCTCGGAAGCGGCAGAGACGATTCGGACCGACCGATTGGTGGATGCCGCGCGCGAGCCACCGCGCCCGGCGCAGCGCGAGGCAGACAAGCGGACAGAGACCGGGTCGCGCGTCGCCGTCGCCAGCGACGCCGCGTTCTGCTTCGCCTATCCGGCGACTATCGAGCGACTTCGAGAGCGGGCGGAGGTGGTGACGTTCTCTCCGATTGCCGGTGACAACCTCCCGGACTGCGACGGCGTCTACCTACCCGGTGGCTATCCGGAACTCCACGGCTCGGAACTAGAAGGAAGCCCGACGCTCGACGACATCGCCGCTCGCGCCGCGGACGGACTGCCAGTGATAGGCGAGTGCGGCGGACTGATGGCGCTCACCGAATCGTTGACGACTGACGAGGGAACGTACGAGATGGCCGGCGTGCTCCCAGCGGACGTACAGATGTGCGACCGCTATCAGGCGCTCGATCACGTCGAACTCCGCGCGAAGACGGACACGCTCACCGCAAGCCAAGGTGACCGCCTCAGAGGACACGAGTTCCACTACTCCAGCGCCGATGTCGCGTCGGACGCGCGGTTCGCGTTCGACGTCGTCAGAGGGAGCGGCATTCAGGACAGTTCCGACGGGTTGACCGAATACCGGACGCTCGGAACCTACTGTCACCTCCACGCGGAGAGCGGAGCGTTCGATGCGTTCACTGCGAATCTGTGA
- a CDS encoding ABC transporter ATP-binding protein — protein sequence MAIDASPDDVPTKDDDVLLHVENLHKHFKVDEGWIASILQSVSGDDPDYVHAVDGVSFDLRRGETLGLAGESGCGKTTTGMSLVKLHDATDGDIYYNGKSLGDATDAELKQFRQNAQMIFQDPFESLNPRMTVYDTVAEPLRIHNIANETARVQRALEFAELLPAEQYFDQYPHELSGGQRQRVAIARALVLDPDFIVADEPVSMLDVSLRAGVLSLLERMTEEFGLSVVYISHDLSLLRHMCDRLAIMYMGKIVEKGPTDQIIENPKHPYTQSLINAVPVPEPSVGRERVELQGEVGDVIDIPSGCRFKSRCPEYIGDVCDEVVPPLEEKSDIEGERAVACHLYEDLHGTDPAAAFKSGPTSNVDTGSESTPADD from the coding sequence ATGGCAATCGATGCCTCTCCCGACGATGTCCCGACAAAAGACGACGACGTGCTGTTGCACGTCGAAAACCTGCACAAGCACTTCAAAGTGGACGAAGGGTGGATAGCGAGCATTCTACAGTCCGTTTCCGGCGATGACCCCGATTACGTCCACGCTGTGGATGGCGTGAGTTTCGACCTGCGGCGGGGCGAGACACTTGGACTGGCCGGTGAGTCCGGGTGCGGGAAGACGACGACGGGGATGTCGCTCGTGAAACTCCACGACGCCACCGACGGCGATATCTACTACAACGGCAAGAGTTTGGGCGACGCAACGGACGCCGAACTCAAGCAGTTCCGACAAAACGCTCAGATGATCTTCCAAGACCCGTTCGAGAGCCTGAACCCGCGGATGACGGTGTACGACACCGTGGCCGAACCGCTCCGCATCCACAACATCGCTAATGAGACGGCGCGGGTGCAACGCGCTTTGGAGTTCGCCGAACTGCTCCCGGCCGAACAGTATTTCGACCAGTACCCGCACGAACTCTCCGGCGGACAACGCCAGCGCGTCGCTATCGCTCGCGCCCTCGTTCTCGACCCGGATTTCATCGTCGCCGACGAACCCGTGTCGATGCTTGACGTAAGTCTTCGGGCGGGCGTGCTGTCGCTTCTTGAGCGCATGACCGAGGAGTTCGGCCTCTCTGTCGTCTACATCAGCCACGACCTCTCGCTTCTCAGACATATGTGCGACCGCCTCGCCATCATGTATATGGGGAAGATTGTCGAGAAGGGACCGACCGATCAGATCATCGAGAATCCGAAGCACCCGTACACGCAGTCGCTCATTAACGCTGTCCCAGTTCCAGAGCCGAGCGTCGGCCGCGAACGCGTCGAACTCCAAGGCGAGGTCGGCGACGTGATCGACATCCCGTCGGGATGTCGGTTCAAATCGCGGTGTCCGGAGTACATCGGCGACGTTTGCGACGAAGTCGTCCCGCCCTTAGAAGAGAAATCCGACATCGAGGGTGAACGAGCGGTGGCCTGCCATCTATACGAGGACCTTCACGGCACCGACCCGGCCGCGGCGTTCAAGAGCGGTCCCACCTCGAATGTGGACACTGGCTCGGAATCGACGCCCGCGGACGACTGA
- a CDS encoding ABC transporter ATP-binding protein, giving the protein MSLLEVEDLEVYYETDEGPAQAVDGVSFSLEAGENLGIVGESGCGKTTLAKALIGILPNEGYVNAGRIEFKGDDLTEMSDSERRRLKWEEISMIAQSAMNSLDPVYTIREQIVEAIETHRPGTGRVESTEIVTEMFELVGLDPDRADDYPHQFSGGMRQRAMIAMALALEPSLILADEPTTALDVIMQDQILKRISQIQDEIQSSMLVITHDVSVVAETCDRVLVMYAGKVAEEGPVEEIFNQPYHPYTIGLKRAFPNIRQPEQDLLSIKGYPPELVDPPTGCRFAARCPMATDRCREEEPKAHRINGLRSYCHYAEDIDTELRPHADRSETWNQTEAAQQAGGD; this is encoded by the coding sequence ATGAGCCTACTCGAAGTCGAAGACCTCGAAGTGTATTACGAAACGGACGAGGGACCGGCCCAAGCCGTCGATGGCGTCTCCTTCTCGCTCGAAGCGGGAGAGAATCTCGGCATCGTCGGTGAGTCCGGATGCGGAAAAACGACGCTCGCAAAGGCCCTCATCGGCATCCTTCCGAACGAAGGCTACGTCAACGCCGGACGCATCGAGTTTAAGGGCGACGACCTCACCGAGATGTCCGACTCGGAGCGTCGGCGTCTCAAGTGGGAAGAAATCTCGATGATTGCCCAGTCGGCGATGAACTCGTTGGATCCGGTGTACACCATCCGCGAGCAAATCGTCGAGGCGATAGAGACGCACCGACCGGGCACCGGACGGGTCGAATCCACGGAAATCGTCACCGAGATGTTCGAACTCGTCGGACTGGACCCGGATCGCGCCGACGACTACCCACACCAGTTCTCCGGCGGCATGCGCCAGCGCGCGATGATAGCGATGGCGCTCGCCCTCGAACCGTCGCTCATCCTCGCGGACGAACCGACGACGGCGCTGGATGTCATCATGCAAGACCAGATTCTCAAGCGTATTAGTCAGATCCAAGACGAGATTCAGTCCTCGATGCTGGTCATCACGCACGACGTGAGCGTCGTCGCCGAGACGTGCGACCGCGTCCTCGTGATGTACGCGGGGAAAGTGGCTGAAGAGGGTCCGGTCGAAGAGATATTCAACCAACCGTACCACCCTTACACCATCGGGCTGAAGCGGGCGTTCCCGAATATACGCCAACCGGAACAGGACCTCCTCTCAATCAAGGGATACCCGCCGGAACTCGTGGATCCGCCGACGGGGTGTCGGTTCGCGGCGCGGTGTCCGATGGCGACGGATCGGTGCCGCGAGGAAGAACCAAAGGCACACCGTATCAATGGTTTGCGGTCGTACTGCCATTACGCCGAGGATATCGACACGGAACTGCGCCCGCACGCCGACCGTTCGGAGACGTGGAATCAGACCGAGGCGGCCCAACAGGCGGGCGGTGACTGA
- a CDS encoding cobalt-precorrin-7 (C(5))-methyltransferase: MSEDDPYDLDSGPDPATFAAAEPEPPIEEANNPVYGVGIGPGNLEYLTPRGLRAIQEADVVVGFQTVVDFVADETDADLLTCGYADEADALNEFAERVADGERGTAVLMGDPNHSGYQFLGKVQQVVERPVKAIPGISSLQIAASRARTPMEDTRFVTLHKSGSLDADLDRLTEVVGERHLLVLPRPFDWMPGDIAKLLLESGADRSLEALVLERLTHDDEQITRTTLGELRESAGGSGPESTPYSDLSVLAVRAPVTLEDD; this comes from the coding sequence ATGAGTGAAGACGACCCGTACGACCTCGATTCGGGGCCGGATCCGGCAACGTTCGCGGCCGCAGAGCCTGAGCCACCCATCGAGGAGGCCAACAACCCAGTCTACGGCGTCGGCATCGGGCCCGGGAATCTGGAGTATCTGACGCCGCGCGGGCTGCGAGCCATTCAAGAAGCGGATGTCGTCGTCGGCTTCCAGACGGTCGTCGATTTCGTCGCCGACGAGACGGACGCCGACCTGCTCACCTGCGGCTACGCGGACGAGGCCGATGCGCTGAACGAGTTTGCCGAACGCGTCGCAGACGGCGAGCGCGGGACGGCGGTACTGATGGGCGACCCGAACCACTCTGGGTATCAGTTCCTCGGAAAGGTCCAGCAGGTCGTCGAGCGACCGGTCAAGGCGATTCCGGGAATTTCCTCGCTACAGATCGCCGCGAGTCGCGCGCGGACGCCGATGGAAGACACACGATTCGTCACACTTCACAAGAGCGGCTCGCTCGATGCCGATCTCGACCGTCTGACCGAAGTAGTTGGTGAACGACATCTGTTAGTTCTGCCGCGGCCGTTCGACTGGATGCCCGGCGATATCGCCAAACTGCTGCTCGAATCGGGTGCTGACAGGTCGCTGGAAGCGCTCGTTCTCGAACGGTTGACGCACGACGACGAACAGATCACGCGGACGACGCTCGGCGAACTGCGCGAATCGGCGGGCGGAAGCGGACCCGAATCGACGCCGTACTCGGATCTCTCGGTGCTCGCTGTTCGCGCACCCGTCACACTGGAGGACGACTAA